The Halobacterium hubeiense genome contains the following window.
GCCACGCGTAGTGGATGACGATACCGGAGACGACGGCGGTGACGAAGATGCCGACGAACAGCACCGCTGCCATCCGCAGCCCGTAGTACCGGCGGTAGGCGTCGGTGATGGTCGGGACGATGAGGTCCGCGAAGATGAACGACATGACGCCGCCGAACGCGATGCCGTTGCTCCAGAGGATGACTGCGAACGGGACGTTCCCCACCGAGCAGACGAACGTCACGACGCCGACCGTGACGCCGATGATGGCGCTCGCGGCGACCCACGTGAACGACCCCTGCGCGCCGACGTCGAACAGCGTCGTCCACCACGCGCGCGGCACGAACGCGCCGATGAGGCCCGCGACGAGGAAGCCGGCGACGATGTCCGTCCACAGCATCTTCCACTCGCCGACCGCGTTCTTCGCGGCGAGCCGCCAGCCCTGCCGGGTCGCGAGACTGGGCTGGCGCTCGCCGGCCTCGCGTTCCTCGCGGTACGTGCGCTTGCAGGACTCCGAGCAGAAGTACTCGGTCCCCGAGTCGGTCTCCAGCGTGACGACGTCGTCGCTGGTCGGGTCCACGTCCATCCCGCACACCGGGTCGCGGACGCCCTCCGCGGCCTGAACGTGCTCGCGGGCGGCCGCGAACCACGACTCGGGCACGACGAACTTGAAGACGCCGGCGAGCAACACGATGAGCAACAGCCCGGCGACGTAGTCGG
Protein-coding sequences here:
- a CDS encoding permease; this translates as MSVVDTLAAGVRFGAEMFWETWWALVLGFTIAGAVETFVSEQRMSRVLGGSGLRELGLGTLFGAASSSCSFGAVATTKSLFKKGASPIASLAAFQFASTNLVIELGLVMWILLGWEFVLADYVAGLLLIVLLAGVFKFVVPESWFAAAREHVQAAEGVRDPVCGMDVDPTSDDVVTLETDSGTEYFCSESCKRTYREEREAGERQPSLATRQGWRLAAKNAVGEWKMLWTDIVAGFLVAGLIGAFVPRAWWTTLFDVGAQGSFTWVAASAIIGVTVGVVTFVCSVGNVPFAVILWSNGIAFGGVMSFIFADLIVPTITDAYRRYYGLRMAAVLFVGIFVTAVVSGIVIHYAWHGLGLVPAQGEAGGTAPSGYTTYLNAAFTLVFLAELYLMYGANADEDTERAHAH